In one Pseudomonas marginalis genomic region, the following are encoded:
- a CDS encoding response regulator, whose product MSTSSLSRQQILLVDDEEDALVELAESLEHEGFVCFTATSVTFALQELTLHPDIALVITDLRMPEESGISLIKRLREHTSRSHLPVIVMSGHAEMDDVSDMLRLQVLDLFRKPIYLVRLIDTLNNLFPLSHSRY is encoded by the coding sequence ATGAGCACATCTTCTTTGTCTCGCCAACAAATACTATTGGTGGACGACGAAGAGGATGCTCTGGTTGAGCTGGCCGAATCCCTCGAACACGAGGGCTTTGTCTGTTTTACCGCCACCTCCGTGACCTTCGCCTTGCAAGAATTGACACTGCATCCGGATATCGCCCTGGTCATTACCGACCTGCGCATGCCTGAGGAAAGCGGCATTTCCTTGATCAAGCGCCTGCGCGAACACACCTCGCGCTCGCACCTGCCGGTGATCGTGATGTCCGGCCATGCCGAGATGGATGACGTCAGCGACATGCTGCGCCTGCAGGTGCTGGACCTGTTCCGCAAGCCGATCTATCTGGTGCGCCTGATCGATACGCTCAACAACCTGTTTCCTCTCTCTCACTCCAGGTATTAA
- a CDS encoding pilus assembly protein — MSDSLSQTFLAITRNTIDLEWLQGALAPLGQVVSAGTGSLDELLALVDVTFANLVFIGLDRENLVAQSALIEGALEAKPMLAVVALGDGMDNQLVLNAMRAGARDFVAYGSRSSEVAGLVRRLSKRLPTITPSAHLGGLTVLFGTQSNADGAMLATHLALVVQKSGQQTLLLDLGLPRSDSLALLGLESTFNFGDALRHLRRLDTTLINSAFTTTVDGLRILAYATGDEPLKLTSAAELYMLLSALRQHFQHIVVNLTGQPDSDALRTFVGHCDKLLWCTDQNVLDCRRNLAVLNRWRDKGMKLDHARLVVDRYIKSCVPDTDTLEKSYGLECIAVLPLSAELRLNVKNQGQTLFALAPREALSQAVRTLGERLAKRSEGLEKPSMRWFERILGTVR, encoded by the coding sequence ATGAGCGATAGCTTGAGCCAGACGTTCCTCGCCATCACTCGCAACACCATCGACCTGGAGTGGCTGCAGGGTGCCCTGGCGCCCCTTGGCCAAGTCGTGAGCGCTGGCACCGGCAGCCTGGACGAGCTGCTGGCGCTGGTCGACGTGACCTTTGCCAACCTGGTCTTCATCGGCCTGGACCGTGAAAATCTGGTGGCCCAGAGTGCGCTGATCGAAGGCGCCCTGGAGGCCAAGCCGATGCTCGCCGTGGTCGCCCTGGGCGACGGCATGGACAACCAGTTGGTACTCAACGCCATGCGGGCGGGCGCCCGGGATTTCGTCGCCTACGGCTCACGCTCCAGCGAAGTGGCCGGCCTGGTGCGCCGCTTGAGCAAGCGCCTGCCGACCATCACCCCCAGTGCACACTTGGGCGGCCTGACCGTTCTGTTTGGCACCCAAAGCAACGCCGACGGCGCGATGCTGGCGACTCACCTGGCCCTGGTGGTGCAAAAAAGCGGCCAGCAGACCCTGCTGCTGGATCTGGGCCTGCCACGCAGCGACAGCCTGGCGCTGCTGGGGCTGGAGAGCACCTTCAACTTCGGTGACGCGTTGCGGCATTTGCGCCGCCTCGATACCACGCTGATCAACAGCGCCTTTACCACAACCGTGGATGGCCTGCGCATCCTGGCGTATGCCACCGGCGACGAACCGCTGAAACTGACCAGCGCCGCCGAGCTGTACATGCTGCTCAGCGCACTGCGCCAGCACTTCCAGCACATCGTCGTGAACCTTACCGGGCAACCGGACAGCGACGCACTGCGCACCTTTGTCGGCCACTGCGACAAACTGCTGTGGTGCACCGACCAGAACGTACTGGACTGTCGCCGCAACCTCGCGGTGCTCAATCGCTGGCGCGACAAAGGCATGAAACTCGACCACGCCAGGCTGGTGGTCGACCGTTATATCAAGTCCTGCGTACCAGACACCGACACCCTGGAAAAAAGCTACGGCCTTGAGTGCATCGCCGTGCTGCCGCTGAGCGCCGAACTGCGCCTGAACGTAAAGAACCAGGGCCAGACCCTGTTTGCCCTGGCCCCACGTGAAGCGTTGAGCCAGGCCGTGCGCACCTTGGGCGAACGCCTGGCGAAACGTTCCGAGGGCTTGGAAAAACCATCAATGCGTTGGTTCGAACGCATCCTGGGGACGGTGCGATGA
- a CDS encoding tetratricopeptide repeat protein, with amino-acid sequence MKPLIAGLTLLMLGGCATNGHTPWAALTAPGSCAKPSAEQELTLNLSDDLANEGKLHASLANLQNLPDSLPQVRQRQARNFRLLGRSEAEPLYRSLLGTCMTAEGEHGLGQLAAAKGDHPQAMAHLQRAARLAPTDEKIRNDLGVVYLNQLRLEDARFEFMTAIELKQGDTLAAVNLVTLLIYQDDWGQAARVVSQLGLNPGQVTEAQARAARLKHSARTARNVATAADALPVSIK; translated from the coding sequence ATGAAACCACTGATTGCCGGCCTGACCCTGCTGATGCTCGGCGGATGCGCCACCAACGGCCACACCCCATGGGCCGCGTTGACCGCGCCGGGCAGTTGCGCCAAACCCAGTGCGGAGCAGGAACTGACGCTGAACCTGTCCGATGACCTGGCCAACGAGGGCAAGCTGCACGCCAGCCTGGCCAACCTGCAGAACCTGCCCGACAGCTTGCCCCAGGTGCGCCAGCGCCAGGCCCGTAACTTTCGCTTGCTGGGCCGCAGTGAGGCCGAACCCTTGTATCGCAGCCTGCTGGGTACTTGCATGACCGCCGAAGGCGAACATGGGCTGGGGCAACTGGCAGCGGCCAAGGGCGACCACCCACAGGCGATGGCTCACCTGCAAAGGGCCGCGCGCCTGGCGCCCACCGATGAAAAAATCCGCAATGACCTGGGCGTGGTGTACCTCAACCAATTGCGCCTGGAAGACGCGCGCTTTGAGTTCATGACGGCTATCGAGCTCAAACAGGGCGACACGCTGGCAGCGGTCAACCTGGTGACCTTGCTGATTTATCAGGATGACTGGGGGCAAGCGGCCAGAGTGGTCAGCCAGCTGGGCTTGAACCCCGGCCAGGTCACCGAGGCACAGGCCCGCGCGGCCCGGCTCAAGCACTCAGCCAGGACCGCGCGCAACGTCGCAACGGCCGCCGATGCCCTGCCGGTGAGTATCAAGTAA
- the cpaB gene encoding Flp pilus assembly protein CpaB, whose product MNSRISMALAAVLLIGALIAGYWGLVLSRQPEPVATPVISAEKPTAVVEDQTRQPVVVLAHDVPAFVALTAADLVVEKLRTVPAGSLTRLDQAIGRQPLRALGAGTWLSEESFSAGGPLARMIHPDERALAVAVDEVIGAAGQLSPGDYVDVLLFLRQDAGNAEQSAQIVLPALRLLSVGDQLGLANDGLPAVPPAATPEERAQAAQRRAAARTVVLAVPEPLLSRLMLASQAGTLRLAVRSAEEQLLSQYWAGENDASDKLANANRDLYQFTQLALVGPPKSVAQISGAPAVRRGVEVIRGAQATEQTP is encoded by the coding sequence ATGAACAGTCGCATCAGCATGGCCCTGGCCGCTGTGCTGCTAATCGGGGCATTGATTGCAGGGTACTGGGGGCTGGTGTTGAGCCGCCAACCGGAGCCCGTCGCAACACCTGTCATTTCTGCCGAAAAGCCCACTGCTGTCGTCGAAGACCAGACCCGCCAACCAGTGGTCGTACTGGCGCATGACGTCCCTGCCTTCGTTGCACTTACCGCTGCCGACCTGGTCGTGGAAAAACTCCGCACGGTGCCCGCCGGCAGCCTGACGCGGCTGGACCAGGCCATCGGCCGCCAACCACTGCGCGCACTGGGAGCAGGTACCTGGCTCAGCGAAGAAAGCTTCAGCGCCGGCGGCCCGCTTGCCCGCATGATTCATCCCGATGAGCGCGCATTGGCCGTGGCCGTCGACGAGGTGATCGGCGCGGCAGGCCAACTGAGCCCCGGCGACTATGTGGATGTGCTGCTGTTCCTGCGCCAGGATGCTGGCAACGCGGAGCAGTCGGCACAAATCGTCCTTCCAGCCCTGCGCCTGCTCAGCGTCGGTGACCAATTGGGCCTGGCCAACGATGGCTTGCCGGCCGTGCCGCCCGCCGCCACGCCCGAGGAGCGCGCCCAGGCTGCCCAGCGTCGCGCTGCTGCACGCACCGTGGTGTTGGCCGTGCCGGAGCCTCTATTGAGCCGCCTGATGCTGGCGTCGCAAGCCGGTACCTTGCGCCTGGCCGTGCGCAGTGCCGAGGAGCAACTGCTCAGCCAGTACTGGGCCGGGGAAAACGACGCTTCGGACAAACTGGCCAATGCCAATCGTGACCTCTACCAATTCACCCAGCTTGCCCTTGTGGGACCGCCCAAAAGCGTCGCGCAAATCAGCGGCGCACCCGCTGTACGCCGGGGCGTCGAGGTGATTCGCGGCGCGCAGGCCACTGAACAAACCCCGTGA
- a CDS encoding DUF3613 domain-containing protein: MKAHYVVCLALLPLSASAIPPGPSSPQQAETENWMALQVDGRAASPTPQSTTPAEKEQALQRWLDSHKHPIPEFFETKSEAGGKSQ, from the coding sequence ATGAAAGCCCATTACGTTGTGTGTCTGGCGCTGCTGCCATTGAGCGCCTCGGCTATTCCACCGGGGCCTTCGTCCCCGCAGCAGGCCGAAACGGAAAACTGGATGGCGTTGCAGGTCGATGGGCGGGCAGCCTCGCCGACACCGCAGAGCACCACCCCGGCAGAAAAGGAGCAGGCATTGCAGCGTTGGCTGGACAGTCACAAGCACCCGATTCCGGAGTTCTTTGAAACCAAGTCGGAGGCGGGCGGCAAGAGCCAATGA
- a CDS encoding type II secretion system F family protein encodes MALMVSLLLALAAMVLVGGQWLEHRRRDRRVVERLQGRSASDDKLGTFMRQLGASTLAQRSVSLDNETQVLLNRVGWRKASQRSLFAAFQIGVPVAAMGLTLLGQQLLFPHASPAWIAPAVALGIGYLLPKRVLAAAAKFRQQRIAKEISTFIPLLRILFESGMAIEQSLRVMANEAQRLLPDLTHELRLILARVDSGLELSEELGKTARILEVDEFTDTCIILQQLIQQGGGAMKSLLTLKQLLDDRRLTRMQEYISKMSAKMSVVMMVFLFPALLIVLGGPAFIGIARALSQF; translated from the coding sequence ATGGCCCTGATGGTCAGCCTGTTGCTGGCACTCGCCGCCATGGTACTGGTGGGCGGGCAATGGCTCGAACATCGCCGTCGTGATCGCCGGGTCGTTGAGCGCTTGCAAGGGCGCAGCGCCAGCGATGACAAACTTGGCACGTTCATGCGCCAACTGGGCGCAAGCACGCTGGCCCAGCGCTCAGTCAGCCTGGATAACGAGACCCAGGTCCTGCTCAACCGGGTCGGTTGGCGCAAGGCCAGCCAGCGCTCGCTGTTTGCCGCCTTCCAGATCGGCGTGCCTGTCGCGGCGATGGGCCTGACCCTGCTCGGCCAGCAACTACTTTTCCCTCACGCCAGTCCCGCCTGGATTGCCCCGGCGGTCGCCCTGGGCATCGGCTACCTGTTGCCAAAACGCGTGCTCGCCGCTGCCGCCAAATTCCGCCAGCAGCGCATCGCCAAGGAAATCTCAACCTTCATTCCGCTGCTGCGCATCCTGTTCGAGTCGGGCATGGCGATTGAACAATCCCTGCGCGTGATGGCCAACGAAGCCCAGCGCTTGCTTCCAGACCTGACCCACGAATTGCGCCTGATCCTGGCACGCGTCGACTCCGGCCTGGAACTGAGCGAAGAACTGGGCAAGACCGCGCGCATATTGGAGGTGGATGAGTTCACCGACACCTGCATCATCCTCCAGCAATTGATCCAGCAGGGGGGTGGCGCGATGAAATCCCTGCTGACGCTCAAGCAATTGCTCGACGACCGGCGCCTGACCCGCATGCAGGAATACATCTCGAAAATGTCGGCCAAAATGTCGGTGGTGATGATGGTGTTCCTGTTTCCCGCCTTGCTGATCGTGCTCGGCGGCCCCGCCTTTATCGGCATCGCCCGCGCCTTGAGCCAATTCTGA
- a CDS encoding type II and III secretion system protein family protein, whose amino-acid sequence MSHRYALMFTPIAWALMLTSLPAAMTLAAPGNCSALGQLPAVVEVGEGLQQELQSPVPITRLAIGDPKIADVRVNGDRHFLLTGVASGATSLMVWTACTKAPRQSMVFVKGKATSALTSLSRPPSEDPLLPSQVQTDIRFVEVSRTKLKEASTQFLGLGNNFFLGSPNLLSPAEGVFKLPVSAESFNVGFGGGRVKAMINALESSGFAYTLARPSLVALSGQSATFLAGGEVPIPVPSAGSDTISIEYKEFGIRLTLTPTVIDRNRITLKVAPEVSELDYSNAVQIQGIQVPALTVRRTDTSVSLADGESFVISGLISTNNRSSISKFPGLGDIPVLGAFFRDTNIRREEKELLMIVTPHLVQPLAANAQLPSLPGEKLRNYDPNWYRLFFLENGNFDRRSGLSQ is encoded by the coding sequence ATGAGCCATCGCTACGCCCTCATGTTCACGCCAATTGCCTGGGCCTTGATGCTGACAAGCCTGCCAGCCGCCATGACCCTGGCGGCACCCGGCAATTGCAGCGCCCTGGGCCAGTTGCCTGCCGTGGTCGAGGTGGGCGAAGGCTTGCAACAGGAGCTGCAATCGCCGGTGCCAATCACCCGCCTGGCGATTGGCGACCCGAAGATCGCGGATGTGCGCGTCAATGGTGACCGTCATTTCCTGCTGACCGGCGTCGCCAGCGGCGCTACCAGCCTGATGGTGTGGACTGCCTGTACCAAGGCGCCGCGCCAGAGCATGGTGTTCGTCAAGGGCAAGGCCACGTCGGCACTGACCAGTTTGTCGCGGCCACCCTCCGAAGACCCATTGCTGCCCAGCCAGGTGCAGACGGATATACGCTTTGTCGAAGTCAGCCGCACCAAGCTCAAGGAAGCCAGCACCCAGTTCCTGGGGCTGGGCAACAATTTTTTCCTCGGCAGCCCCAACCTTCTCTCCCCGGCAGAAGGTGTGTTCAAACTGCCGGTGAGTGCCGAGTCTTTCAATGTCGGTTTTGGCGGCGGTCGGGTCAAAGCGATGATCAACGCCCTCGAGAGCAGCGGTTTTGCCTACACCCTGGCGCGTCCCAGCCTGGTAGCGCTGAGCGGCCAGAGCGCAACCTTCCTGGCCGGCGGTGAAGTACCTATACCCGTACCCAGCGCCGGCAGTGACACCATCTCCATCGAATACAAGGAATTCGGCATTCGCCTGACCCTCACGCCGACGGTGATTGATCGCAACCGCATCACCCTCAAGGTAGCGCCGGAGGTCAGCGAGCTGGACTACAGCAACGCCGTACAGATCCAGGGCATCCAGGTGCCGGCCCTGACCGTACGCCGCACCGACACCAGCGTGTCCCTGGCCGATGGCGAAAGCTTTGTGATCAGCGGCCTGATCAGCACCAACAACCGCTCCAGCATCAGCAAGTTTCCGGGGTTGGGCGATATCCCGGTCCTGGGTGCGTTTTTCCGCGACACCAATATCCGCCGCGAAGAAAAGGAGCTGCTGATGATCGTCACGCCGCATCTGGTGCAACCGCTGGCGGCCAACGCTCAGCTGCCTTCCTTGCCCGGCGAAAAACTGCGCAACTATGACCCCAACTGGTACCGCCTGTTTTTCCTCGAAAACGGTAATTTCGACCGCCGCAGTGGACTTTCCCAATGA
- a CDS encoding response regulator transcription factor has protein sequence MNKLKSAVKVLVVDDQPLIVEELCEFLESSGYHCVPCESSRQALQRFSEDAEVGLVLCDLHMPDMDGIELVQSMQKIAGKQRAFEAIMLTGRADKQDVIKALRAGISDYYQKPINLDELLEGLQRQEAALEERQKELQLGHLNQKLQYLSESINDLYQDLDKVRRGPLQEADGEGRQDAGAAQVPSIFNQLSPRQMEVAWLVGKGQTNYQIACELGITENTVKLYVSQVLRLTHMHNRTQLALALSPSHSPMRQQVSAH, from the coding sequence GTGAACAAGCTGAAATCGGCTGTAAAAGTGCTGGTGGTCGATGACCAACCGCTGATCGTTGAGGAGCTTTGCGAGTTCCTCGAAAGCAGTGGCTACCACTGCGTCCCGTGCGAATCCAGCCGCCAGGCCTTGCAGCGTTTCAGCGAGGACGCCGAGGTCGGCCTGGTGCTGTGTGACCTGCACATGCCGGACATGGATGGGATCGAGCTGGTGCAGTCGATGCAGAAGATCGCCGGCAAGCAGCGTGCGTTCGAGGCCATCATGCTCACCGGGCGTGCCGACAAACAGGACGTGATCAAGGCCCTGCGCGCGGGCATCTCGGATTACTACCAGAAGCCGATCAACCTAGATGAGTTGCTCGAGGGCCTGCAGCGCCAGGAAGCGGCGCTGGAAGAGCGGCAAAAGGAGCTGCAACTGGGGCACTTGAACCAGAAACTGCAGTACCTTTCCGAATCCATCAATGACTTGTACCAGGACCTCGACAAGGTACGGCGCGGCCCGCTGCAGGAGGCTGACGGCGAGGGGCGGCAAGACGCCGGAGCGGCGCAGGTTCCATCCATCTTCAACCAGCTGTCACCCCGTCAGATGGAGGTGGCGTGGCTGGTAGGCAAGGGCCAGACCAATTACCAGATCGCCTGCGAATTGGGCATCACCGAAAACACCGTCAAGCTGTATGTGTCCCAGGTGTTGCGCCTGACCCATATGCACAACCGCACCCAGCTGGCGCTCGCGTTGTCGCCAAGCCACTCGCCGATGCGCCAGCAGGTGAGTGCGCACTGA
- a CDS encoding type II secretion system F family protein: MTGPVLLLVCLLLIGLSFWLFQHGLRKARTSRVLERLGDGQPEAQEQPGTWTGLERMFLRAGLGKPKERLGLWLSAWVVGALLGYLVADWLGLVLMALGPPLALRAYIAWRYQQRVQRMVEQLPQLLDHSVRSLKSGRTLADAVLGGIESVENPLKHAMGRMQRNVRLGVSLPDSASDFAEFYEQDEFRLFALGLKVNHRYGGNASELLENLIKMIRERDQGARQLKAMTGETRMTAYVLGGLPILIVGYFILVNPGYLMTMWNDDTGRSLLFGALAMDLTGTFAMWRMLRSV; the protein is encoded by the coding sequence ATGACAGGACCTGTATTGCTGCTGGTTTGCCTATTGCTGATCGGTCTGTCGTTCTGGCTGTTTCAGCATGGCCTGCGCAAGGCCCGGACCAGTCGCGTGCTGGAGCGCCTCGGCGATGGCCAACCCGAGGCCCAGGAGCAGCCCGGCACCTGGACCGGCCTTGAGCGCATGTTTCTGCGCGCCGGGCTGGGCAAACCCAAGGAACGCCTCGGCCTGTGGCTGAGCGCGTGGGTGGTCGGCGCCCTGCTGGGCTACTTGGTCGCCGACTGGCTGGGCCTGGTGTTGATGGCCCTGGGCCCGCCCCTGGCATTGCGTGCGTATATCGCCTGGCGTTACCAGCAGCGGGTGCAACGCATGGTCGAGCAACTGCCGCAGCTGTTGGACCATAGCGTACGCAGCCTCAAATCCGGCCGCACCCTGGCCGACGCGGTATTGGGCGGTATCGAGAGTGTGGAAAACCCGCTCAAGCACGCCATGGGCCGCATGCAGCGCAACGTGCGCCTGGGGGTGAGCCTGCCGGATTCGGCCAGCGACTTCGCTGAATTCTACGAACAGGACGAGTTCCGCCTGTTCGCCCTTGGCCTGAAGGTCAACCACCGCTACGGCGGCAACGCCAGCGAACTGCTGGAAAACCTGATCAAGATGATCCGCGAGCGGGACCAGGGCGCCCGGCAACTCAAGGCGATGACGGGCGAGACCCGCATGACGGCCTACGTGCTGGGCGGTTTGCCGATCCTGATCGTGGGCTACTTCATCCTGGTCAACCCTGGCTACTTGATGACCATGTGGAACGACGACACGGGGCGCTCCCTGCTGTTCGGCGCACTGGCGATGGACCTGACGGGCACCTTTGCCATGTGGCGCATGCTGAGGAGTGTGTGA
- a CDS encoding ShlB/FhaC/HecB family hemolysin secretion/activation protein, with amino-acid sequence MRALTPLLLLTLSASVHADPLPSFLNSNDTVRNLPVPNLPADAYRPAPQQTRLPAPAASAEQPLLMDTKVTIRKLQIDGGTVYPLKDVAQAFEPLIGHETNLAQLIEATRSITRRYQEDGYLLSYAFLPEQRFDGGLVHVVLVEGYIRDYQLQGDIGPVSSYVDKLAEKLKAERPLTRKTFERYTTLMSAIPGVTLQAQVPPPATTDGGTPMHITASRKPFTTSMSLNEASRGGTQALLTGTGNSWTSMGEQLSLSGLFPPGDDKEHYYRAAYSQFINAEGTQLTLSGERYRADPRTSLQLGEGLELKPHQEIDRYAIGFSHPLIASPNESLNLGARYYAVDQTTRYKLEGFPQRLALQTDLRALAFEGDWRKADTTQLRILSAGVYQGINGMGAKTRTDFGGLKPDLDFFRLRLSGVQSNRLFDNWQGVLSGALYWSHHDLPDSERATFGGQNFGRGYPDDQGSGDKGWGVAYEINYSYNRAGEWVRILQPYMVLDRARAWFNDLPVKGSDMSSAALGLRFGDARYYNISVEAAKPMADVARDNFDRRPRYTLSFTYQL; translated from the coding sequence ATGCGCGCTTTGACACCGTTGTTACTGCTCACCCTCAGTGCTTCCGTCCACGCCGACCCCCTGCCCAGTTTCCTGAATAGCAACGACACCGTCCGCAACCTGCCCGTGCCTAACCTGCCCGCCGACGCGTATCGACCGGCGCCCCAGCAGACCCGACTGCCCGCCCCTGCTGCCAGCGCGGAGCAGCCGTTGCTGATGGACACCAAGGTGACCATTCGAAAGCTGCAGATCGACGGCGGCACGGTCTACCCGCTCAAGGACGTCGCCCAGGCATTCGAACCGCTGATCGGCCATGAAACCAACCTGGCGCAATTGATCGAAGCCACCCGCAGCATCACCCGCCGCTACCAGGAAGATGGCTACCTGCTGTCCTACGCCTTCCTGCCGGAACAGCGCTTCGACGGCGGCCTGGTGCATGTGGTGCTGGTCGAAGGCTATATCCGCGATTACCAGTTGCAAGGCGACATCGGCCCGGTTTCGTCATACGTCGACAAACTCGCCGAAAAACTCAAGGCCGAACGTCCACTCACCCGTAAGACGTTCGAGCGTTACACGACACTGATGAGCGCCATCCCGGGCGTAACCTTGCAGGCCCAGGTACCGCCGCCCGCCACCACCGACGGCGGCACGCCGATGCACATCACCGCCAGCCGCAAACCCTTCACCACCAGCATGAGCCTCAACGAGGCCAGCCGAGGCGGCACGCAGGCGCTGCTCACCGGCACCGGCAACTCCTGGACCTCCATGGGCGAACAACTGAGCCTCAGCGGCCTGTTCCCGCCCGGCGACGACAAAGAACATTACTACCGCGCAGCCTACAGCCAATTCATCAATGCCGAGGGCACCCAGCTCACGCTGTCGGGTGAACGCTACCGCGCCGATCCACGCACCAGCCTGCAACTGGGCGAAGGCCTGGAGCTCAAGCCACACCAGGAAATCGACCGCTACGCCATCGGCTTCAGCCACCCGCTGATCGCGTCGCCCAACGAGTCATTGAACCTCGGCGCCCGCTACTATGCCGTCGACCAGACTACGCGCTACAAGCTCGAAGGTTTCCCGCAACGCCTGGCGCTGCAAACAGACCTGCGCGCACTGGCGTTCGAAGGCGATTGGCGCAAGGCCGACACGACCCAGTTGCGCATCCTCAGCGCCGGTGTGTACCAAGGCATCAACGGCATGGGCGCCAAGACCCGCACAGACTTCGGCGGGCTCAAGCCGGACCTCGACTTCTTCCGTCTGCGCCTCTCCGGCGTGCAGAGCAACAGGCTCTTCGATAACTGGCAAGGTGTACTCTCCGGCGCACTCTACTGGAGCCACCACGACCTGCCCGACAGCGAGCGTGCCACCTTCGGCGGGCAGAATTTCGGCCGTGGCTACCCCGATGACCAGGGCTCCGGCGACAAAGGCTGGGGCGTGGCGTATGAGATCAACTACAGCTACAACCGTGCTGGCGAGTGGGTGCGGATCCTGCAGCCCTATATGGTGCTCGACCGCGCCAGGGCCTGGTTCAACGACCTGCCGGTCAAGGGCAGCGATATGTCATCGGCGGCCCTGGGCCTGCGTTTTGGCGACGCCAGGTACTACAACATTTCCGTGGAAGCGGCCAAGCCGATGGCAGATGTGGCGCGGGATAACTTCGACCGACGGCCGCGGTATACGCTGAGCTTCACTTATCAGCTGTGA
- a CDS encoding Flp family type IVb pilin: MFLDLMLKLYVQTQLFFKRKEAASGIEYAIIVALVALVIVGAGTGLGTKISGIFTSIATKLPTAT; the protein is encoded by the coding sequence ATGTTCCTTGACCTGATGTTGAAGTTATATGTTCAAACACAACTGTTCTTCAAACGCAAAGAGGCTGCTTCAGGTATTGAATACGCCATTATCGTGGCGCTGGTGGCCCTTGTCATTGTGGGTGCCGGAACCGGCCTGGGCACCAAGATAAGTGGAATTTTCACGTCGATCGCTACCAAGCTGCCAACGGCGACCTGA
- a CDS encoding CpaF family protein, with product MNGEKLFGGPARSGGNTDHDGLKLVLHRYIIDAIEESGKNLLEDTRQSLAQFVVDKVSEYITRMRLAISRYEMERLAEEIVDELTGFGPLEVLLRDPSVTEILVNGPHRVFIEREGLLHQSDLRFIDDHHVERVMQRILAPLGRRLDESSPMVDARLPDGSRVNAIIPPIALDGPCLSIRKFRKDMLKSSDLVAMQTIDQSIFEFFQEAVGRRCNILISGGTGTGKTTLLNILSQLINPHERLVTIEDVAELQLGHPHVVRLETRPPNAEGHGEVRSSDLIRNALRMRPDRIILGEIRGVEVLDVMTAMNTGHDGSMSTVHANNAQDALLRLETLVGLTGRVIAEKTLRQMICAALDVVIQLTRMPDGRRCVSEVVEVVGVRDDVYVTNTLFRLDRRTGVGFLREAINPAGDKLRRATAMPL from the coding sequence ATGAACGGCGAGAAACTCTTCGGCGGCCCGGCCCGCAGCGGCGGCAACACGGATCACGATGGCTTGAAGCTGGTGCTGCATCGCTACATCATCGACGCTATCGAGGAGTCGGGTAAGAACCTGCTTGAAGACACGCGCCAATCCCTGGCGCAATTTGTCGTCGACAAGGTGTCCGAGTACATCACGCGCATGCGCCTGGCGATCTCGCGCTATGAGATGGAACGCCTGGCCGAAGAGATCGTCGACGAACTTACCGGTTTCGGCCCGCTGGAGGTGCTGCTGCGCGACCCTTCGGTCACCGAAATCCTGGTCAATGGGCCGCACCGGGTGTTTATCGAACGTGAGGGCCTGCTGCATCAGAGTGACCTGCGTTTTATCGACGACCATCACGTGGAGCGCGTGATGCAGCGCATCCTCGCGCCGTTGGGCCGGCGCCTGGACGAATCCTCGCCGATGGTCGATGCACGCCTGCCTGACGGTAGCCGGGTCAACGCGATCATCCCGCCGATTGCCCTGGATGGGCCATGCCTGTCAATCCGCAAGTTCCGCAAGGACATGCTCAAGAGCAGCGACCTGGTTGCCATGCAGACCATCGACCAGAGCATCTTCGAGTTTTTCCAGGAAGCCGTCGGCAGGCGCTGCAATATCCTCATCAGCGGCGGCACCGGCACCGGCAAGACTACGTTGCTCAATATTCTCAGCCAGTTGATCAATCCCCACGAGCGTCTGGTGACCATCGAAGACGTTGCCGAATTGCAACTGGGGCATCCCCATGTGGTGCGCCTGGAAACCCGCCCGCCCAATGCCGAGGGCCACGGTGAGGTCAGGTCCAGCGACCTGATTCGCAACGCCCTGCGGATGCGCCCGGACCGCATCATCCTGGGGGAAATCCGTGGCGTGGAAGTGCTCGACGTAATGACGGCCATGAACACCGGCCACGACGGTTCCATGAGCACCGTGCACGCCAACAATGCCCAGGATGCGTTGCTGCGCCTGGAAACCCTGGTGGGCCTGACCGGCCGCGTGATCGCGGAAAAAACCCTGCGCCAGATGATCTGCGCCGCGCTGGATGTGGTGATCCAGCTGACGCGCATGCCCGATGGCCGTCGTTGCGTGAGCGAGGTGGTGGAAGTGGTCGGTGTGCGCGATGACGTGTATGTCACCAATACCCTGTTCCGGCTGGACCGGCGCACCGGCGTCGGTTTCCTGCGCGAAGCCATCAACCCGGCCGGCGATAAGTTGCGCCGCGCCACAGCCATGCCGCTGTAG